A window of the Candida orthopsilosis Co 90-125, chromosome 1 draft sequence genome harbors these coding sequences:
- a CDS encoding Smt3 protein (SUMO, small ubiquitin-like protein), with protein sequence MSDHEQSNIANNNQETRESATPAIVPPPDENNGALTTGASASDQDVKGSSEQPKEEKVEDNKNRINLKVADGNGGEIWFKVKRSTPMKKIMQAYCEKQSKDIQSLRFLFDGQRIDPNQTADDMDMDDNDVIEAHHSQLGGGCF encoded by the coding sequence ATGTCAGATCACGAACAACTGAACATTGCTAACAATAACCAAGAAACGCGCGAGTCAGCAACTCCAGCAATAGTTCCGCCTCCAGATGAAAACAACGGAGCTTTAACAACAGGGGCAAGCGCAAGCGACCAAGATGTCAAAGGGTCCTCGGAACAgccaaaagaagagaaagtaGAGGATAACAAAAATCGTATCAATCTAAAAGTAGCTGATGGCAATGGTGGTGAAATATGGTTCAAAGTGAAACGATCAACaccaatgaagaagatcATGCAAGCATATTGTGAAAAACAAAGTAAAGATATCCAGTCATTACGATTTTTATTTGATGGTCAGAGAATTGATCCCAATCAAACTGCTGATGATATGGATATGGACGATAATGATGTTATTGAAGCTCATCATTCCCAACTTGGAGGTGGATGTTTCTAG